In Arthrobacter sp. SLBN-112, a genomic segment contains:
- the dprA gene encoding DNA-processing protein DprA: MEPQDAAGLALVQIAGAPDALRIATGVVTAGPDLEREITGLLADSGAANSWAGMAAALKRWQPRIPDLAPERDLATMARLGGRLIIPADELWPPQLADLGIQEPICLWWRGQEQPLPGAAMSIALVGSRDSTSYGAAVTGDLAYSLAQRGFTVVSGGAYGIDAHAHRAALAGGSSAVPTIAVMAGGVDRFYPSGNEDLLRAVANQGAVLAEVPPGSAPTRYRFLQRNRLIAALSSVTVVVEARWRSGALNTAHHAETLGRAVGAVPGSVHSANSAGCHRLLRDGGAVCVTDAAEVAELAAPSGAGMPEQRAGEAAVQDGLTLEDLILLDALPLRSTTSVEKLSTVAGLGQDSVRAGLGRLGLLGLAVSERGGWKRGKV, translated from the coding sequence ATGGAGCCGCAGGACGCCGCAGGCCTGGCCCTCGTGCAAATTGCAGGGGCACCGGATGCGCTTCGCATTGCCACGGGAGTGGTCACCGCCGGGCCGGACCTGGAGCGTGAGATCACCGGGCTGCTGGCTGACAGCGGCGCGGCAAACAGCTGGGCTGGAATGGCCGCCGCATTGAAACGTTGGCAGCCGCGAATCCCGGACCTGGCGCCGGAACGCGACCTGGCCACGATGGCACGGCTGGGCGGCCGCCTGATCATTCCCGCGGACGAACTATGGCCGCCCCAGTTGGCCGACCTCGGAATCCAGGAGCCCATTTGCCTGTGGTGGCGCGGCCAGGAACAGCCGCTGCCGGGCGCAGCAATGTCCATCGCCCTGGTAGGTTCCCGGGACAGCACCAGCTACGGGGCGGCGGTAACAGGGGACTTGGCGTACTCGCTGGCGCAGCGGGGCTTCACGGTAGTCTCGGGCGGAGCCTATGGGATCGATGCCCACGCGCACCGTGCCGCCCTCGCGGGCGGTTCCTCCGCTGTCCCGACCATTGCCGTGATGGCGGGGGGAGTGGACCGGTTCTATCCCTCAGGCAACGAGGACCTGCTGCGGGCCGTGGCCAACCAAGGTGCGGTCCTGGCGGAAGTGCCGCCAGGATCAGCTCCCACGCGATACCGATTCCTGCAGCGGAACCGCCTGATTGCGGCCCTTTCATCAGTGACAGTGGTGGTGGAAGCGCGGTGGCGCTCCGGTGCGCTGAACACAGCCCACCACGCCGAGACCCTGGGCCGCGCAGTGGGAGCGGTCCCCGGATCAGTCCACAGCGCCAACTCAGCGGGCTGCCACCGGCTGCTCCGGGACGGCGGCGCGGTCTGCGTCACCGATGCCGCGGAAGTGGCCGAACTTGCCGCTCCCAGCGGAGCGGGGATGCCCGAACAGCGGGCAGGCGAAGCGGCCGTGCAGGACGGGCTGACGCTGGAGGACCTGATCCTGCTGGACGCACTGCCGCTGCGCTCGACCACGTCAGTGGAAAAGCTCTCAACGGTCGCCGGCCTGGGACAGGACTCGGTTCGGGCAGGCCTGGGCCGGCTGGGGCTGCTCGGACTTGCAGTCTCTGAACGGGGCGGCTGGAAACGAGGCAAGGTATGA
- the fabF gene encoding beta-ketoacyl-ACP synthase II: MTRKVVITGLGATTPIGGDVPTMWNNALKGVSGARTLEDDWVAKYELPVHFAARCSTPALDVLSRVEARRMDPSTQFGVIAAREAWADSGITEFDQDRLAVAFATGIGGVWTLLDAWDTLKEKGPRRVLPMTVPMLMPNGVAAAVSLDLGARAGAHTPVSACASGTEAMHLGLELIRSGKADVVMCGGAEAAIHPMPLAAFASMQALSRRNDDPERASRPYDIDRDGFVMGEGAGALVLEAEEHALARGARIYAELAGTSVTADAYHITAPDPQGLGATRALKAAMFDGRIQAEDVVHVNAHATSTPVGDKPEYTALRAALGSHVDSVAVSATKSQMGHLLGASGAVEAVLTVLAIHERKAPVTINLENQDPEIPLDVVTSARDLPQGSIVALSNSFGFGGHNAVVAIRSI, translated from the coding sequence ATGACACGCAAAGTAGTCATTACCGGTCTGGGTGCCACCACGCCCATCGGCGGCGATGTACCCACCATGTGGAACAACGCCCTCAAGGGGGTCTCCGGTGCCCGCACCCTGGAGGACGACTGGGTAGCCAAGTACGAACTCCCTGTCCATTTCGCTGCCCGCTGCAGCACGCCGGCGTTGGACGTCCTCAGCCGCGTGGAAGCAAGGCGGATGGACCCCTCCACCCAGTTCGGCGTCATTGCCGCCCGCGAGGCCTGGGCCGACTCCGGCATCACCGAATTCGACCAGGACCGTTTGGCCGTTGCGTTCGCCACCGGCATTGGCGGGGTCTGGACCCTGCTGGATGCATGGGACACCCTCAAGGAGAAGGGCCCGCGCCGGGTCCTGCCCATGACTGTTCCCATGCTGATGCCCAACGGCGTGGCTGCTGCCGTCAGCCTGGACCTCGGCGCCCGCGCCGGTGCCCACACGCCGGTTTCCGCCTGCGCCTCAGGTACGGAGGCCATGCACCTTGGCCTCGAATTGATCCGCTCCGGCAAGGCGGATGTGGTGATGTGCGGCGGCGCAGAAGCAGCAATCCACCCCATGCCCTTGGCGGCATTTGCTTCCATGCAGGCGCTGTCCCGCAGGAATGACGACCCCGAGCGCGCGTCCCGTCCCTACGACATCGACCGTGACGGCTTCGTCATGGGTGAAGGTGCCGGAGCCCTGGTCCTGGAGGCCGAGGAGCACGCCCTGGCCCGTGGAGCACGCATTTACGCCGAGTTGGCGGGTACATCCGTCACTGCCGACGCCTACCACATCACCGCCCCGGACCCCCAAGGACTCGGAGCGACCCGCGCGCTCAAGGCAGCCATGTTCGACGGCCGCATCCAGGCCGAGGACGTGGTGCACGTCAACGCCCACGCCACGTCCACGCCGGTAGGCGACAAGCCGGAATACACGGCCCTGCGTGCCGCCCTGGGCAGCCACGTGGACAGCGTGGCGGTCTCCGCCACCAAGTCGCAGATGGGACACCTCCTGGGTGCGTCCGGCGCTGTTGAGGCGGTACTGACCGTCCTGGCCATACACGAGCGCAAGGCGCCGGTCACCATCAACCTTGAGAACCAGGATCCCGAGATCCCGCTCGACGTTGTCACCTCGGCCCGTGACCTGCCGCAAGGAAGCATCGTGGCACTGAGCAACTCTTTCGGTTTCGGCGGCCACAACGCCGTCGTGGCCATCCGCAGCATCTAG
- a CDS encoding DUF2469 domain-containing protein: MSAEDLENYETDMELQLYREYRDVVGLFTYVVETERRFYLANHVDLQARSADGEVYFDLTLQDAWVWDVYRSARFVKSVRVLTYKDVNVEELPRNEELALPKDVDLGN, from the coding sequence ATGAGTGCCGAGGATCTTGAGAACTATGAAACCGACATGGAGCTTCAGCTCTACCGTGAATACCGCGACGTCGTCGGCCTGTTCACCTACGTTGTCGAGACCGAGCGGCGTTTCTATCTCGCCAACCACGTGGATCTGCAGGCCCGCAGCGCCGACGGCGAGGTCTACTTCGACCTGACCCTCCAGGACGCCTGGGTCTGGGACGTCTACCGCTCGGCCCGCTTCGTCAAGAGCGTCAGGGTCCTGACCTACAAGGACGTCAACGTCGAGGAACTGCCGCGCAACGAGGAACTGGCCCTGCCCAAGGACGTGGACCTGGGTAACTAG
- a CDS encoding DUF3145 domain-containing protein encodes MSVAMTRGVLFVHSAPTALCPHVEWAIGAVVDKRTDLEWTPQPAAPGMFRAELSWTGTPGTGSKLASCLRGWAHLRYEVTEEPTQGVDGGRWSHTPELGIFHAVTDVHGNIMVSEDRIRYAYESGAGDPAAVYHELSLALGEAWDEELEPFRHAAEGAPVRWLHQVG; translated from the coding sequence ATGTCTGTTGCAATGACCCGCGGTGTGCTGTTCGTTCACTCAGCCCCTACGGCGCTGTGCCCCCACGTTGAGTGGGCGATCGGAGCCGTAGTGGATAAGCGGACGGACCTTGAGTGGACCCCGCAGCCTGCCGCGCCCGGAATGTTCCGCGCCGAGCTTTCCTGGACCGGCACCCCCGGGACGGGATCCAAGCTGGCGTCCTGCCTCCGTGGCTGGGCCCACCTGCGGTATGAGGTGACCGAGGAGCCCACGCAGGGTGTGGACGGCGGCCGGTGGTCGCACACGCCCGAGTTGGGGATTTTCCATGCCGTCACCGACGTGCACGGCAACATCATGGTGTCGGAGGACCGCATCCGCTACGCCTACGAATCGGGTGCCGGCGATCCCGCCGCCGTCTACCACGAACTCTCCCTCGCGTTGGGTGAGGCCTGGGACGAAGAACTGGAACCGTTCCGCCACGCTGCCGAAGGCGCCCCCGTGCGCTGGCTGCACCAGGTGGGCTGA
- a CDS encoding tyrosine recombinase XerC, with protein sequence MDNEELPKDLGTALDAFAGYLSGERAVSAHTRRAYLGDLRSLLAHAASEGAAGLKDLELGTFRRWLGGQSSAGASRSTLARRSATARAFTAWALREELLVTDPALRLKAPKREGSLPGVLQASQLARLLEGLEKSAVDGEPLAVRNRAIVELLYATGVRVGELAGLDVDDLDPDHRTLRVIGKGNKERTVPYGVPAALAVDDWLRRGRPALVKDTSGPALFLGARGGRVDQRQVRTLVNALFGALGDTSASGPHALRHSAATHLLDGGADLRAVQEILGHSSLATTQIYTHVSVDRLRKSYQQAHPRA encoded by the coding sequence GTGGACAATGAAGAACTGCCCAAGGACCTCGGCACGGCACTTGATGCCTTTGCCGGCTACCTGTCGGGGGAGCGGGCCGTGTCGGCGCACACCCGGCGCGCCTACCTTGGCGACCTGCGGAGCCTCTTGGCGCACGCGGCATCCGAGGGCGCGGCCGGGTTGAAAGACCTCGAACTGGGCACCTTCCGCCGTTGGCTTGGCGGCCAGAGTTCGGCGGGCGCCTCACGCTCCACGCTCGCGCGCCGCTCCGCTACGGCCAGGGCATTCACCGCCTGGGCGCTCCGGGAGGAACTTCTGGTGACGGACCCCGCCCTGCGCCTGAAAGCACCCAAACGCGAAGGATCGCTGCCGGGAGTCCTGCAGGCCTCCCAGCTCGCGCGGCTGCTGGAAGGCCTCGAAAAATCAGCGGTGGACGGTGAACCGCTTGCCGTTCGGAACCGTGCCATCGTGGAACTTCTGTACGCCACAGGCGTTCGGGTCGGTGAACTTGCCGGGCTGGACGTCGACGACCTGGACCCGGACCACCGGACGCTGCGGGTCATCGGTAAAGGCAACAAGGAGCGCACCGTGCCGTACGGGGTGCCGGCCGCCCTCGCAGTTGACGACTGGTTGCGGCGGGGCCGTCCTGCCTTGGTGAAGGACACCAGCGGGCCCGCACTCTTCCTCGGGGCCCGCGGTGGCCGCGTTGACCAGCGCCAGGTCCGTACCCTGGTCAACGCTCTTTTCGGCGCGTTGGGTGATACCTCCGCGTCTGGTCCCCACGCACTCAGGCACTCCGCTGCAACGCACTTGCTTGACGGCGGCGCGGATCTCCGTGCGGTGCAGGAGATCCTGGGCCATAGCAGCCTGGCCACCACCCAGATCTACACGCACGTCTCGGTTGACCGCCTGCGCAAGAGCTACCAGCAGGCCCACCCCCGGGCGTGA
- a CDS encoding YifB family Mg chelatase-like AAA ATPase, which yields MALGRTYSIALVGLNGYVVEVEADIGQTLPAFVILGLPDAALNEAKERIRSAAKNSGIPLSRRKITANLIPASLPKRGSGFDLAVTMAVLRASNDVKATGRTVFIAELGLDGRLRPVRGILPAVMASVQAGYPDVVVAQANLAEASLVPGARVRGYRTLARLALDFGADPQELALDFEPDDAEDVDEGQLLTGQCPDMADVAGQGDARQALEVAAAGAHHLLLTGPPGAGKTMLAERLPGLLPDLGDHESMEVTAIHSLCGLPSSAVQLLRRPPFENPHHSATAAAIIGGGSGLPRPGAASRAHRGVLFLDEAPEYERRVLDALRQPLESGELVIHRAAGTAAYPARFQLVLAANPCPCGKASGKGLDCTCTPIMRRRYLARMSGPLLDRVDIQLQVERVSLTEFGQAGGEEDTATVASRVRDARDRQRERLRCFGLETNSQVPGRILRGELRLAPAATRILDQALERGVLTARGYDRVLRLAWTLADLGERELPDANDIGQALGLRQAAAAA from the coding sequence ATGGCCCTGGGGCGGACATATTCGATCGCGCTGGTAGGCCTGAACGGCTACGTGGTTGAAGTCGAGGCCGACATCGGCCAGACGCTCCCGGCCTTCGTCATCCTCGGGCTCCCGGATGCGGCCCTGAACGAAGCGAAGGAACGCATCCGTTCTGCCGCGAAGAATTCCGGCATTCCGCTCAGCCGCAGGAAGATCACCGCCAACCTTATCCCGGCGTCGCTGCCTAAACGCGGGTCGGGCTTTGACCTTGCGGTCACCATGGCCGTGCTCCGGGCATCGAACGACGTCAAAGCCACCGGACGCACCGTCTTCATTGCGGAGCTGGGCCTCGACGGACGGCTGCGGCCCGTCCGGGGGATCCTGCCGGCCGTGATGGCCTCAGTACAGGCCGGCTACCCGGACGTCGTGGTGGCGCAGGCAAACCTTGCCGAGGCCTCCCTCGTGCCCGGTGCCAGGGTCCGCGGCTACCGCACTCTTGCCCGCCTCGCCCTCGACTTTGGAGCGGATCCGCAGGAGCTCGCCCTGGACTTCGAACCGGACGACGCCGAAGATGTTGACGAGGGCCAGCTGCTGACCGGGCAGTGCCCCGACATGGCCGATGTTGCCGGCCAAGGCGATGCGCGTCAGGCGTTGGAGGTGGCTGCCGCAGGGGCACACCATCTCCTTCTCACGGGGCCGCCGGGTGCCGGGAAGACCATGCTTGCGGAGCGGCTGCCGGGGCTGTTGCCGGATCTTGGCGACCATGAGTCCATGGAGGTCACGGCCATCCACTCGCTGTGCGGACTGCCGTCGTCCGCGGTGCAGCTTCTGCGGCGGCCACCGTTCGAAAACCCGCACCACTCGGCCACCGCGGCGGCAATTATTGGGGGTGGTTCAGGGCTTCCGCGGCCGGGTGCCGCATCCCGCGCGCACCGTGGCGTGCTTTTCCTGGACGAAGCTCCGGAATACGAACGCCGGGTTCTGGATGCCTTGCGTCAGCCCCTGGAGAGCGGTGAGCTGGTGATCCACCGGGCTGCCGGCACTGCCGCCTACCCGGCCCGCTTCCAACTGGTGCTGGCCGCCAATCCCTGCCCGTGTGGCAAGGCCTCCGGCAAAGGGCTCGACTGTACGTGCACGCCCATCATGCGCCGCCGGTATCTTGCCCGGATGTCCGGGCCCCTCCTTGACAGGGTGGACATCCAGCTGCAGGTGGAGCGGGTGTCCCTGACCGAGTTCGGACAGGCAGGCGGGGAGGAGGACACCGCAACGGTTGCCAGCCGGGTCAGGGATGCGCGTGACCGGCAGCGGGAGCGGCTGCGTTGCTTTGGCCTGGAAACGAACTCGCAGGTGCCGGGGCGTATCCTGCGCGGTGAGTTGCGGCTCGCTCCGGCGGCCACCCGGATCCTGGACCAGGCCCTGGAACGCGGGGTCCTGACCGCCCGCGGCTACGACCGCGTCCTTCGGCTGGCCTGGACCCTGGCTGACCTGGGGGAGCGGGAGTTGCCGGACGCGAACGACATCGGACAGGCCCTTGGCTTGCGGCAGGCTGCGGCGGCGGCATGA
- a CDS encoding acyl carrier protein, giving the protein MASNEEILAGLAEIVNEETGLAPEAVELDKSFTEDLDIDSISMMTIVVNAEEKFGVRIPDEEVKNLKTVGDAVGFIAGAQA; this is encoded by the coding sequence ATGGCTAGCAACGAAGAGATCCTGGCCGGCTTGGCTGAAATCGTCAACGAGGAAACCGGCCTGGCCCCGGAGGCCGTGGAGCTGGACAAGTCCTTCACCGAGGACCTGGACATTGACTCCATCTCCATGATGACCATTGTGGTCAACGCCGAGGAGAAGTTCGGCGTCCGCATTCCGGACGAAGAGGTCAAGAACCTCAAGACCGTCGGCGACGCCGTCGGCTTCATCGCCGGAGCACAGGCCTGA
- a CDS encoding ribonuclease HII, with protein MPPATRTVPPGTPRTRAGANPARGAKAPTLRHERTFKAQGVRLLAGVDEVGRGALAGPVSVGIAVVDLERQKSLAGVRDSKLLSPAERERLEPLVRRWSVASAVGHATAAEIDSLGIIAALRLAGTRAWGAILGAGVIPEAVLLDGSHNWLSPAGQLSLFDQPVLDAACEAPVHTKVKADMQCLSVAAASVIAKVERDRMMRELHLEYPDYGWDVNKGYATAGHRDVLRSAGPTPYHRISWRLLGGELQGAESPDEEAQDQD; from the coding sequence ATGCCACCTGCCACCCGCACCGTACCGCCCGGAACACCGCGCACACGCGCCGGTGCAAATCCGGCGCGCGGGGCCAAGGCGCCCACACTGCGGCATGAGCGAACCTTCAAAGCCCAGGGCGTGCGGCTCCTGGCCGGCGTGGATGAGGTAGGCCGCGGTGCGCTTGCGGGGCCGGTCAGCGTGGGAATCGCCGTCGTGGACCTGGAGCGCCAGAAGTCACTGGCCGGGGTGCGTGACAGCAAGCTGCTCAGCCCGGCCGAGCGGGAGCGGCTGGAACCCTTGGTGCGCCGCTGGAGCGTCGCCTCGGCGGTGGGTCATGCCACCGCCGCGGAGATCGATTCGCTCGGGATCATCGCAGCCCTGCGGCTGGCAGGAACCCGGGCCTGGGGGGCCATCCTGGGCGCCGGAGTCATTCCGGAGGCGGTGCTGCTGGACGGAAGCCACAACTGGCTCTCCCCGGCCGGGCAGCTCTCCCTGTTCGACCAGCCCGTGCTGGATGCCGCCTGTGAAGCGCCCGTCCACACCAAGGTCAAGGCCGACATGCAGTGCCTGAGTGTTGCTGCCGCGAGCGTCATTGCCAAGGTGGAGCGTGACCGGATGATGCGCGAACTGCACCTCGAGTACCCGGATTACGGCTGGGACGTCAACAAGGGTTATGCCACCGCAGGGCACCGGGACGTCCTTCGTTCAGCAGGACCCACCCCCTACCACCGGATCAGCTGGCGGCTGCTCGGCGGAGAGCTGCAGGGCGCCGAATCCCCGGACGAAGAAGCACAGGACCAGGACTGA
- a CDS encoding YraN family protein has protein sequence MKSKDLLGRHGEDLATGYLETLGMLVVERNWRCAEGEIDIVALDGDALVIAEVKTRRSLDFGHPFEAVGPEKLARLHRLGAAWCRDRELRMPLRRVDVIAVVDDGGGHPVVEHLKGVG, from the coding sequence ATGAAATCGAAGGACCTGCTGGGCCGGCACGGCGAAGACCTCGCCACCGGCTATCTTGAAACGCTGGGCATGCTGGTGGTGGAGCGCAATTGGCGGTGCGCCGAGGGTGAGATCGATATCGTGGCCCTTGACGGTGACGCGCTGGTCATCGCTGAAGTCAAAACACGCCGCTCCCTGGACTTCGGCCACCCCTTTGAGGCCGTTGGCCCTGAGAAGCTGGCACGCCTGCACCGGCTCGGTGCCGCCTGGTGCCGCGACCGGGAATTGCGGATGCCTTTGCGCCGCGTGGATGTCATCGCCGTGGTAGACGACGGCGGCGGCCATCCAGTGGTGGAGCATCTCAAGGGGGTAGGGTGA